In Oenanthe melanoleuca isolate GR-GAL-2019-014 chromosome 17, OMel1.0, whole genome shotgun sequence, one genomic interval encodes:
- the REXO4 gene encoding RNA exonuclease 4, whose translation MAKESPAEPQAAGQSGKSKKRRKKRKAPGQAAAASKGPGMAAVRPPRDPQEFSSNWKALQELLKQKANNSKKPISTSQTDTKKKQPIKAAKSPQVPAVNGNGNLVKAKSTNKMDNGSAKASLPLAEPVSKGVAANKNLNGTKSNGKGCKEKKKNGIVVKEKDELKHKRMKTEEHVEQQPKEADIWFDDVDPKDIEAAIGPEAAKIARRKLGLDTEQSQSVEQVLVKEKAFDGLTRAVAMDCEMVGVGPKGEDSIVARVSIVNQFGKCVYDKYVKPTEEVTDYRTAVSGIRPQNINTGEDFKTVQKEVAEILKGRILVGHALRNDLQVLLLDHPQKKIRDTQRYKPFKERVKSSRPSLKLLCERLLNIQVQTAEHCSIQDAQAAMRLYTLEKKKWEAALRNKASNNKKSKT comes from the exons ATGGCCAAGGAAAGTCCCGCAGAGCCGCAGGCGGCGGGGCAGAGCGGGAAGAgcaagaagagaaggaagaagaggaaggcCCCCGGGCAAGCGGCGGCCGCATCCAAAGGCCCCGGCATGGCGGCTGTGAGGCCCCCCCGCGACCCCCAGGAGTTCTCCTCCAACTGGAAGGCGCTGCAGGAG CTGCTGAAACAAAAGGCAAATAACTCCAAGAAACCTATCTCTACGAGTCAAACAGACACCAAAAAGAAGCAGCCAATCAAAGCAGCCAAAAGCCCACAAGTCCCAGCAGtcaatgggaatgggaatctGGTAAAGGCCAAATCCACAAATAAAATGGACAATGGTTCTGCTAAAGCCAGTCTTCCTTTGGCCGAGCCAGTATCCAAGGGGGTTGCAGCAAATAAGAACTTAAATGGCACCAAGAGCAACGGGAAaggctgcaaagaaaaaaagaaaaatggcattGTTGTGAAGGAGAAGGATGAGCTGAAACATAAGAGGATGAAAACTGAGGAGCATGTGGAGCAGCAGCCCAAAGA GGCTGACATCTGGTTTGATGATGTTGATCCAAAAGATATTGAAGCAGCAATAGGGCCTGAAGCAGCAAAAATTGCCAGAAGGAAGCTGGGGCTTGATACAGAGCAATCCCAGTCTGTGGAGCAGGTGCTGGTTAAGGAGAAGGCCTTTGATGG GCTGACCCGAGCCGTGGCCATGGACTGTGAGATGGTGGGGGTGGGCCCCAAGGGCGAGGACAGCATCGTGGCTCGGGTCTCCATCGTCAACCAGTTTGGCAAGTGTGTTTATGACAAGTATGTCAAGCCCACAGAGGAGGTGACAGACTACAGGACAGCTGTCAGTGGCATACGGCCTCAGAATATAAACACAG GTGAAGACTTTAAAACGGTTCAGAAGGAGGTAGCTGAGATCCTGAAGGGAAGGATTTTAGTTGGCCACGCCTTACGGAATGATCTACAG GTCCTACTTCTTGATCATCCTCAGAAGAAGatcagggacacacagagatACAAACCTTTCAAAGAGAGAGTTAAA AGTTCCCGTCCATCCCTGAAGCTGCTCTGTGAGAGGCTGCTCAATATCCAGGTGCAGACAGCAGAGCACTGCTCG ATCCAGGATGCACAAGCAGCTATGAGACTTTACAccttggagaaaaagaaatgggaagCTGCTCTCAGGAACAAAgccagcaacaacaaaaaaagtaaaacttaA